The Pagrus major chromosome 17, Pma_NU_1.0 genome includes a region encoding these proteins:
- the pnrc2 gene encoding proline-rich nuclear receptor coactivator 2, which translates to MGGGERYNIPVSHPERPLAKKNHQLGRAKQRSRDQNGAAVSAGGVGGLHHHGHRRSDKGAAYHRSPEARQAVSAEKSASVRFATNYDQNWEGAVSHLNTLLATQGSPSYAGPKFSEPPSPSVLPKPPSHWVSFPMGSCDNREMMAFQLKSLLKVQA; encoded by the coding sequence atgggaggtggagagagataCAACATTCcagtttcccaccctgagcgcCCTTTGGCCAAGAAGAACCATCAACTTGGTCGGGCCAAGCAGAGAAGCCGTGACCAGAACGGAGCAGCGGTATCAGCAGGAGGGGTAGGGGGCCTTCACCACCATGGCCACCGCCGGAGCGACAAAGGCGCAGCCTACCACAGGTCTCCAGAGGCGCGGCAGGCCGTGTCTGCAGAGAAGAGTGCGTCTGTCCGTTTTGCCACCAACTATGATCAGAACTGGGAGGGTGCAGTGTCTCACCTTAACACGCTGCTGGCCACCCAGGGGAGTCCGAGCTATGCAGGGCCTAAGTTCAGCGAGCCACCCTCACCTAGCGTGTTGCCCAAACCCCCCAGTCACTGGGTGTCCTTCCCAATGGGCTCCTGTGACAACAGGGAGATGATGGCCTTCCAGCTCAAGAGCCTCCTCAAGGTGCAGGCCTGA
- the srsf10a gene encoding uncharacterized protein srsf10a isoform X1, giving the protein MARYLRPPNSSLFVRNIADESRPEDLRREFGRYGPIVDVYIPLDFYTRRTRGFAYIQFEDVRDAEDALHNLDRKWVCGRQIEIQFAQGDRKTPNQMKTKERHSPRSFSRYDDDRDSRRRRSRSRSYDRQRSRSPSYERRPRRSESPRESRSYSRRRRSRSNENDKYRGPPREHQRTHREPGSRNRSASRTPSPPRSKSKGKKSQSRSHSPAEDFQPTSSSQKPSVGRSPSRSYSRSRSRSRSRSWAGRKSGGH; this is encoded by the exons ATGGCGAGATACCTGAGGCCGCCTAATTCATCTCTGTTCGTCAGAAACATCGCCGACGAGTCCAG GCCAGAGGATTTACGACGTGAGTTTGGTCGTTATGGGCCTATTGTAGATGTCTACATTCCACTTGACTTCTATACACGACGGACAAGAGGATTTGCTTACATTCA GTTTGAAGATGTGCGAGATGCAGAGGACGCTCTTCACAACCTGGACCGTAAATGGGTTTGTGGGCGTCAGATCGAGATCCAGTTCGCccagggagacagaaaga CCCCAAACCAGATGAAGACCAAGGAGCGGCACTCCCCACGCAGTTTCTCCCGCTATGACGATGATCGGGATAGCCGCCGAAGACGGTCCCGAAGCCGCAGCTATGATCGACAGAGGTCCCGAAGCCCCTCCTATGAGCGCCGTCCTCGGAGGTCCGAGAGCCCAAGAGA ATCTCGGTCCTACAGTCGACGTAGACGGAGCAGAAGcaatgaaaatgacaa GTACAGAGGTCCTCCTCGTGAACACCAGAGGACTCACCGTGAACCAGGCTCACGCAACCGCTCTGCGTCCCGCACCCCTTCACCCCCCAGATCCAAGTCCAAAGGTAAAAAGAGCCAGTCCAGGTCCCACAGCCCAGCTGAAGACTTCCAGCCAACCTCCAGCTCCCAGAAACCATCTGTGGGACGTTCTCCATCACGATCCTACTCTAGATCCCGGTCGCGCTCCCGTTCCAGATCCTGGGCTGGACGCAAGTCTGGGGGGCACTGA
- the srsf10a gene encoding uncharacterized protein srsf10a isoform X2, translating to MFEDVRDAEDALHNLDRKWVCGRQIEIQFAQGDRKTPNQMKTKERHSPRSFSRYDDDRDSRRRRSRSRSYDRQRSRSPSYERRPRRSESPRESRSYSRRRRSRSNENDKYRGPPREHQRTHREPGSRNRSASRTPSPPRSKSKGKKSQSRSHSPAEDFQPTSSSQKPSVGRSPSRSYSRSRSRSRSRSWAGRKSGGH from the exons ATGTTTGAAGATGTGCGAGATGCAGAGGACGCTCTTCACAACCTGGACCGTAAATGGGTTTGTGGGCGTCAGATCGAGATCCAGTTCGCccagggagacagaaaga CCCCAAACCAGATGAAGACCAAGGAGCGGCACTCCCCACGCAGTTTCTCCCGCTATGACGATGATCGGGATAGCCGCCGAAGACGGTCCCGAAGCCGCAGCTATGATCGACAGAGGTCCCGAAGCCCCTCCTATGAGCGCCGTCCTCGGAGGTCCGAGAGCCCAAGAGA ATCTCGGTCCTACAGTCGACGTAGACGGAGCAGAAGcaatgaaaatgacaa GTACAGAGGTCCTCCTCGTGAACACCAGAGGACTCACCGTGAACCAGGCTCACGCAACCGCTCTGCGTCCCGCACCCCTTCACCCCCCAGATCCAAGTCCAAAGGTAAAAAGAGCCAGTCCAGGTCCCACAGCCCAGCTGAAGACTTCCAGCCAACCTCCAGCTCCCAGAAACCATCTGTGGGACGTTCTCCATCACGATCCTACTCTAGATCCCGGTCGCGCTCCCGTTCCAGATCCTGGGCTGGACGCAAGTCTGGGGGGCACTGA
- the fabp10a gene encoding fatty acid-binding protein 10-A, liver basic, which yields MDFNGTWQVYAQENYEEFLRAMDLPADVIKMAKDIKPITEIKQSGSDFVITSKTPGKTVTNSFTIGKEADITTMDGKKLKCIVNMEGGRMVCKTGKFCHIQELKGGEMIETLTMGSTTLVRKSKKM from the exons ATGGACTTCAACGGAACATGGCAGGTCTACGCCCAGGAGAACTACGAGGAGTTCCTCAGGGCCATGG ATCTTCCCGCAGATGTGATCAAGATGGCCAAGGACATCAAGCCAATTACTGAGATCAAGCAGAGCGGAAGCGACTTTGTCATCACCTCCAAGACCCCCGGAAAGACTGTGACCAACTCCTTTACCATCGGCAAGGAGGCTGACATCACCACCATGGACGGCAAGAAGCTCAAG TGCATTGTCAATATGGAGGGAGGCAGAATGGTCTGCAAAACCGGCAAGTTCTGCCACATCCAGGAGCTCAAGGGAGGAGAGATGATTGAG ACTTTGACCATGGGCTCAACAACTCTCGTCAGGAAGAGCAAGAAGATGTAA